In the genome of Leptospira broomii serovar Hurstbridge str. 5399, the window GCGGCTACGATCGAGGCACGCACCGCTTTAAATCCTAAATTCTTCATGTTTCCTGCTCCTTCCATACTCATGAAAACTCGGCAAACGTCGAGTCTAGAATAAGGGCGGGTCGGCTATTGTCGAGTAATTTTCGCTTTAAATCCTTAAAAATGGACTTGAATCGATCCAAATGTCGATTTTTGTCGGTAATAGAAATGCCGAAATCATTGGAAGAACTATCCCCTGACGACTCCCTGAATGGAGGGGATTTTAAAACGAGCCCCCAAGGACGTAAGCGAAGAGCTGCTCTTGTTCAGGCTTTGAGAGAATTATTGCGAGAGCACCCACCGGAGTCCCTTACGTTTGCAAAAATTTGCGAGCACGCCGACATTCCAAGGGCATCGGCCTATCATTTTTTTCCGAATATGGGTGCGCTCTATCTTGGCCTAAGGCTCGTTCATGCAGAACTTGTGGCCGAGAGATTGTCCCAGGTTGATACTTCACAATTCGAGAGCTGGCAGGACTACGTGTATTTTCTTGCTGCGGAAGCCATCGCTATTGTTAGGGAGGATCCTGCAATGATGCGTGTCGTTTATGGGGTTCGCAATGAAGAGACGATGCATATCGGCAAAGAACTCGATTCCAAAATTGCGAGTATAGCTCTCCGACAAGTGATGGATCGTTTTGCACTTCCTTCTTGGCCGGACGCGGCTCGCAAGGTAGGGATTGCGGTTGCATTGATTGATTCTGTCTTTCGATATTCTTTCCGAGAACAGGGCGAAATCACCGATGAAATGGTTCGAGAAGCAGGTCGGGCGGCAGTCGCTTACTTACGTTGTTATTTGCCCGAATATGTGGAGAGCAGGGTCTAAGCGCATCGCGGCGTCGGTCGTAAAAACTCGACATTAGCCTAGTTTCACTGATCCTCCCGGGAGTAGCGGATTTGATTTCCGTTTCATCGTAATCCTTCCTGACTGTTTCGCGCGGAGTGGCTCCATATTGAGGTCTTGGCATCGATTCGGGGCGGATTTTAAATGATAGAGAAAATTTCCCGGGTTAAATACTTAATATATTATGAAATTGTAACCTTCTCCGAGCGAAAACTCTCTGAAGTAAAGAGGGCCAGTATAAAGATTATAATTAATAATCCTAGAATAAAGTATTCTGCGGGTCTCCAACCACTGGTGTCACTCTTTAAAAGAGCCATGGCGACGGAAATGATGACTCCGCCCGCATTACCAACCAGCATAATGGCTGCTGCTGCTCCGCCGGCTCTCTTTGGTCCTGCGACTTCTTCGGACATTACAAGGAGAAGAGCGAAGCCGGGTAAAAACAAGAAACCTATTAATCCGCCGTAAAGATAAAGTAAAGGAAGATCGCTACTTAAACAAAGAGGCATGATCAATGCAATCCCTGAAATTCCGCAGAAGAGTAGAACAGGCTTTCTCCTTTTTATGAAATCGGAGATTGTCGGAATTACTAACGAGCCAATAATACCAGCGAGAATCATTACCCCGCCAATATTTCCGACGTCCGTCGCACCGACGCCGTTCTGTCCTAGTATTCCTTCCAGCCAAGTGGTGAGACCGTTGAAGAATCCAAAAGCGATAAATGCCATTAAGACGATGGTCATGATGGAACGATCTTTGACGATGTGTACGACTTCCGCCAATGCGGTAAAAGAACGAAGCTGAGCCGTTTCTTCCGGTTCCGTTATATGGTTTTCTTTTACAAGTAAAAAGAAAACCAGGCTTAAAACGATCGCAATGATTGCAAAAACCAACATCGTTCCACTTAAGCCGAAGCTTTGATTAATAT includes:
- a CDS encoding TetR/AcrR family transcriptional regulator; the encoded protein is MPKSLEELSPDDSLNGGDFKTSPQGRKRRAALVQALRELLREHPPESLTFAKICEHADIPRASAYHFFPNMGALYLGLRLVHAELVAERLSQVDTSQFESWQDYVYFLAAEAIAIVREDPAMMRVVYGVRNEETMHIGKELDSKIASIALRQVMDRFALPSWPDAARKVGIAVALIDSVFRYSFREQGEITDEMVREAGRAAVAYLRCYLPEYVESRV
- a CDS encoding MFS transporter, which codes for MKQINYYRPYRWIVLASYMTVIGVSQMIYLNFVSLMTEVQNLYGVSELLASALTVCNPLMFTLVSMPAGAMTDRKGYRFTIRLGLAIMSIFACMRIYTGSFWLLLICQIGNAIAQPFIMNGITKLAADWFAEEQRAAATGLGTAGMFAGLALGFSLPPHINQSFGLSGTMLVFAIIAIVLSLVFFLLVKENHITEPEETAQLRSFTALAEVVHIVKDRSIMTIVLMAFIAFGFFNGLTTWLEGILGQNGVGATDVGNIGGVMILAGIIGSLVIPTISDFIKRRKPVLLFCGISGIALIMPLCLSSDLPLLYLYGGLIGFLFLPGFALLLVMSEEVAGPKRAGGAAAAIMLVGNAGGVIISVAMALLKSDTSGWRPAEYFILGLLIIIFILALFTSESFRSEKVTIS